The following are from one region of the Falco biarmicus isolate bFalBia1 chromosome 1, bFalBia1.pri, whole genome shotgun sequence genome:
- the ZGRF1 gene encoding protein ZGRF1 isoform X4, with product MASQEFTVLYTHQKMKKSKTWQDGILRITTGRNKAILFDDKGQCLESIFVKSQVNAGDNLEGERYLITVEAVKLNEKSFEDQPRKAEAPAVNRNGVKPGVLPPRHLSVGLKRKFTGFQGPRQVGKKILAMEDGLKSMTLPLSKQCQGTLSSKFYVTSPLFSTVSKKDTETNMFADFHEDVCMGNDTEHMSVSSLLSAPFLDRCEKAEKQNSDQSIVKPEPSQITGDTKSSSQTAGHRAASGNIRSTAQIIALLKSKPTQGCREQTPAVTECLSRFQASGNTGSLHKSTILHGFSGNSAKRLMQNIQDLPFTKGTVNDKKEWNAEMLLNSSEQPCVKEVTRHDKEADNLSHDLQDPCNTNSCFLPESIVSRMSDSQFVLSSGDVSCSASPITSEKKHSRYRGRSVTSSPKEDSSVKLQSELQPRQNPGEPSDLQLSEDLTLTETGIVKEELSTHGKDCGLGEQMMEVNFSLLEAFDFNDTNNEDLCERDVSKLTEGGMLSQSPDCLTEDDVAQNAALRLHSCCQVVTHSKNGEVKCSTSDGENDGNPCAGVMPSQLCDSDVGDTGTIAEDSANQTRFEVELLDDGCNIKEINEGQLNTEGTNKKDLDGCAVCTVNGMSQIKSKHSDLFPGDVNVNECHPKLSTFEKTGSISCISTSRITSAVDKKTEDDVIQLGCLKSPDVDLERFWGTKTDDIKPGKGHSSLHETEIDENDFESLESINASQEACKGERIGTDCLKCMAMADNSSDLPDLVNNITLLRALTQHSTALESLQKIEENNSTLYEAETSKEIFEHLVKAKAIKQFTEIPYSESIQASSGSYFDSSGLMPVVFQGHQVKGSAASEIMLRAPCSQLGWQQYQDNTEFAAERFLSPLFSSNYVLSDFRESPGSRSPHEGDIREENFEKQSNVIEESRIDQSPLALNMYSEVLPRTVSDSISHSDLRQTQWTSWEPDKVISSVELTSPLNPDSTFSPASGSGETIGDMQEPLIHRMLPTQEKSSYPGECNLSRFKRPVKTRARVPFVSLPATEKVPDAVYPTDSEEVQQSFESSVVNLCNESAVFPISAFGPGDRNYETSVFGEYTEDEQREFVQSVFPNLTSQYRQSKWLKYQNMAQCDLIAQNSDDSEVTDDICAENVLGMLLGDTGESSAVNKSAPGSACLLTAKSMLDKCCANTSKEDFISERKLLSLHLSQTPLAEATQKVLSHLSCYTVTGYGQDITISELSFPNVDKVKYADLPKRKISIPTVFESHVHYKQIFKAALTEQLNIMLFGLSQRLHKALSKVDVSFYTSLKDGQSMSKESCVPLCSHMRPAKLVMVKKEGQNKGRLFYTCDAPKSEQCLFFKWIEDVNPSQIKSRPSAVLHDMKSVGTYLRSQNIALYEGCQLLVRKAFEVQAQRCSKFKKFMNTPDRFDGDSKKKLYLKLSRKEHYSFYSKDDIWVISKTLNFDPLDTFIASSAFFGPSSNNEVELLPLKGYCPSNWRSNMIVHALLVCNASGELTALRNMEEHFNPSTLPLMPYLLKMNFRSENATNRVNKRKFIPPAINLKRTMTYGPVSTEVAMELAKKMIQTFLLNPDQATSLIRIAQMMTSCENLKPVEEHQILPITIIHGVFGAGKSYLLSVVILFLVQLFESSEATKGPRPAQWKLLIASSTNVAIDRILQGLLDLGFEDFIRVGSIRKITKAILPHSLHAGSGNDNEQLKELLALMKEDLTPTEKMYVRKSIEQHKLGTNKTILQQVKVVGVTCAACPFPCLNALKFPVVMLDECSQITEPASLLPIARFQCEKLVLVGDPKQLPPTIQGSESVHEKGLEQTLFDRLCLMGHKTILLRTQYRCHPAISAIANELFYEGNLIDGVSEKDRSPLLDWLPTLCFYNVNGVEQIERDNSFYNMAEVHFAVKLIQALVASGIKGSAIGLITLYKSQMCKTQNLVSDIHSEAFELKAVQVSTVDAFQGAEKEIIVLSCVRTRQIGFIDSEKRMNVALTRAKRHLLIVGNLACLSRNRLWGRVIHHCKGWENGLQHASQCEQQLNEILTCYLEKREEEAQKN from the exons ATGGCTTCTCAAGAATTTACT GTGTTATATACTcaccaaaaaatgaaaaaatcaaaaACGTGGCAAGATGGAATTCTGAGGATTACAACTGGCAGAAATAAG GCTATCTTGTTTGATGATAAAGGACAATGTTTGGAGAGTATTTTTGTGAAATCTCAG GTGAATGCTGGAGATAATTTAGAAGGTGAACGATATTTGATCACAGTGGAAGCAGTAAAATTGaatgaaaaatcttttgaagATCAgccaaggaaagcagaagctcCAGCAGTGAATAGAAATGGTGTAAAACCTGGTGTTCTGCCTCCACGACATCTGTCTGTTGGCTTGAAAAGGAAGTTTACA GGTTTCCAAGGGCCACGCCaagttggaaagaaaatactagCAATGGAAGACGGATTAAAATCAATGACGTTACCTTTATCTAAGCAGTGTCAGGGTACTTTGTCATCCAAGTTTTATGTTACCTCTCCATTATTTTCTACAGTTTCTAAGAAGGATACAGAAACAAATATGTTTGCAGACTTTCATGAAGATGTGTGTATGGGTAACGATACAGAGCACATGTCTGTCTCCTCACTGCTTTCTGCTCCATTTCTTGACAGATGTGAGAAGGCAGAGAAGCAAAACTCTGATCAGTCCATTGTGAAGCCAGAACCTTCTCAAATTACTGGGGACACCAAATCTAGTAGTCAGACAGCTGGTCACAGGGCAGCTTCAGGCAACATAAGGAGCACAGCACAGATAATTGCTCTTTTGAAGTCTAAACCAACGCAAGGATGCAGAGAGCAAACACCCGCAGTCACAGAATGCCTTTCTAGGTTTCAGGCATCAGGAAACACAGGTAGCTTACATAAGAGCACAATCCTGCATGGTTTTTCAGGCAACAGTGCCAAAAGACTCATGCAAAATATTCAGGACCTGCCTTTTACGAAGGGAACTGTAAATGATAAAAAGGAATGGAATGCTGAAATGCTTCTAAATTCATCTGAACAACCTTGTGTTAAAGAAGTCACAAGACATGACAAAGAGGCAGATAATTTAAGTCACGACTTACAAGATCCCTGCAATACAAATAGTTGCTTCCTACCTGAATCCATTGTAAGTAGAATGAGTGACAGTCAGTTTGTCCTATCCTCAGGTGACGTTTCATGTTCAGCAAGTCCAAtcacctctgaaaaaaaacactcCAGATACAGAGGACGTTCAGTGACTAGCAGTCCTAAGGAGGATTCATCTGTGAAGTTGCAAAGTGAGCTTCAGCCCAGACAAAATCCAGGAGAGCCTAGTGATCTGCAGCTCTCTGAGGACTTAACATTGACTGAAACTGGAATTGTAAAGGAGGAATTAAGTACACATGGCAAAGACTGTGGTCTGGGTGAACAGATGATGGAGGTTAACTTCAGTCTACTGGAGGCTTTTGATTTTAATGACACCAACAATGAAGACCTGTGTGAAAGAGATGTGAGTAAACTCACTGAAGGAGGCATGCTTTCACAAAGTCCAGATTGCTTAACAGAAGATGATGTAGCACAAAATGCTGCACTGAGGCTTCATTCTTGCTGTCAAGTAGTGACGCACAGTAAAAATGGAGAAGTCAAATGTTCAACATCTGATGGAGAGAATGATGGAAATCCCTGCGCTGGGGTTATGCCATCTCAGCTTTGCGACAGCGATGTCGGAGATACAGGGACAATTGCAGAAGACTCTGCAAACCAGACCAGATTTGAAGTGGAACTTTTGGATGATGGATGcaacataaaagaaattaatgaaggCCAATTAAATACTGAAGGCACAAACAAGAAGGATCTTGATGGCTGTGCAGTGTGTACCGTTAATGGCATGTCACAGATAAAAAGCAAGCACTCTGATCTCTTTCCTGGAGACGTAAATGTTAATGAATGTCACCCTAAACTGAGTACGTTTGAGAAAACTGGAAgtatttcatgtatttctaCCAGCAGAATAACTTCTGCAGTGGACAAAAAGACCGAAGATGATGTTATACAGCTTGGATGCCTGAAATCCCCAGATGTTGATTTAGAGCGCTTCTGGGGTACTAAGACTGATGACATTAAACCAG GAAAAGGCCATTCATCTCTACACGAAACAGAAATAGATGAAAATGACTTTGAAAGTTTAGAGAGCATAAATGCCTCTCAGGAAGCCTGCAAAGGTGAAAGAATAGGAACGGATTGCCTGAAATGCATGGCAATGGCTGACAATTCATCAGATCTTCCTGATTTGGTAAACAATATCACTCTTCTAAGAGCTTTGACTCAACATAGCACAGCATTAGAAAGCTTACAAAAGATTGAGGAAAATAATAGCACATTATATGAAGCAGAGACTTCTAAAGAGATATTTGAACACCTTGTGAAGGCTAAAG CTATAAAACAGTTTACGGAAATACCTTACTCAGAAAGTATACAGGCATCTTCCGGTTCATACTTTGATTCTTCTGGCCTTATG CCTGTTGTGTTTCAAGGGCACCAAGTAAAAGGATCAGCAGCTAGTGAGATAATGTTGagagctccctgctcccagctagGATGGCAGCAGTACCAAGATAATACAGAGTTTGCAGCTGAGAGATTTTTGTCACCCCTGTTTTCAAGCAATTATGTCTTGTCTGACTTCAGAGAg TCTCCAGGTTCAAGAAGTCCTCATGAGGGTGATATCAGAGAAgagaattttgaaaagcagtctAATGTTATTGAAGAGTCAAGAATAGATCAGTCCC CGTTGGCATTGAATATGTATTCTGAAGTTCTACCACGGACAGTGTCAGACTCAATTTCACATTCTGATTTGAGACAAACACAGTGGACTTCATGGGAACCTGACAAG GTGATATCATCAGTGGAACTGACTTCCCCGCTTAATCCAGACTCTACATTTTCTCCAGCTTCAGGAAGTGGGGAAACTATTGGAGATATGCAAGAGCCTCTGATACACAGGATGTTGCCAA CACAGGAGAAATCCAGCTATCCAGGGGAATGCAACCTCTCAAGATTCAAACGCCCAGTTAAAACACGAGCTCGAGTTCCGTTTGTCAGTCTTCCTGCCACTGAGAAGGTTCCCGATGCAGTTTATCCAACTGACAGTGAGGAGGTCCAGCAATCTTTTGAGTCTTCAGTAGTCAATTTATGCAACGAGTCAGCGGTATTTCCTATTAGTGCTTTTGGCCCTGGGGACAGAAATTATGAAACCTCTGTGTTTGGAGAGTATACGGAAGATGAACAAAGGGAGTTTGTACAATCAGTATTCCCTAATTTGACTTCACAATATAGACAAAGCAAGTGGCTAAAATATCAAAACATGGCTCAGTGTGACTTGATAGCTCAAAATAGTGATGATAGCGAAGTGACTGATGACATCTGTGCTGAGAATGTCCTTGGAATGCTGCTGGGTGATACAGGAGAGAGCAGTGCCGTGAATAAAAGCGCTCCCGGCTCTGCATGTCTACTGACAGCAAAGAGCATGCTTGATAAATGCTGTGCAAATACCAGCAAGGAAGATTTCATTTCAGAGAGGAAGTTACTTTCTCTGCACTTAAGTCAGACACCTTTGGCTGAAGCAACACAAAAGGTGTTAAGTCATCTGAGCTGCTACACTGTAACAGGATACGGCCAG gACATAACAATTTCTGAGTTGTCTTTTCCTAATGTGGATAAAGTAAAATATGCTGATCTTCCTAAAAGAAAGATTTCCATACCAACTGTTTTTGAGTCTCATGTTCActacaaacagatttttaaagctgctctgACAG AGCAATTAAACATAATGCTATTTGGGTTGTCACAAAGATTACACAAAGCTCTTTCAAAAGTGGATGTATCATTTTACACATCACTGAAAGATGGGCAAAGCATGAGCAAAGAAAGCTGCGTTCCACTCTGCAGTCACATGCGTCCTGCTAAGCTTGTTATGGTTAAAAAAGAAGGTCAAAACAAG gGTCGTTTGTTCTATACCTGTGATGCCCCAAAATCTGagcagtgtttgtttttcaagtggATAGAAGATGTGAACCCCTCGCAGATAAAATCCAGACCTAGTGCAGTGCTTCATGATATGAAAAGTGTTGGGACATACCTCAGAAGTCAAAATATTGCTCTCTATGAGGGATGCCAGCTCTTGGTGAG GAAAGCCTTTGAAGTTCAAGCACAACGGTGTAGTAAGTTCAAGAAATTTATGAATACACCTGATAGATTTGATGGTGATTCCAAAAAAAAGTTGTACCTCAAACTAAGTAGAAAGGAGCATTATTCTTTCTATAGCAAAG ATGATATTTGGGTTATTTCGAAGACTTTGAATTTTGATCCTCTTGATACTTTCATTGCAAGTAGTGCTTTCTTTGGACCATCCTCCAACAATGAAGTGGAATTACTACCACTGAAAGGCTACTGTCCCTCAAACTGGCGATCAAATA TGATTGTTCATGCCTTGCTGGTTTGTAATGCTAGTGGTGAGCTTACAGCTTTAAGGAATATGGAGGAGCACTTCAATCCATCTACGTTACCACTAATGCCATATCTATTAAAGAT GAATTTTCGTTCTGAAAATGCTACTAATAGagtcaacaaaagaaaatttattccaCCTGCCATCAACCTGAAACGCACAATGACGTATGGACCCGTCAGCACTGAAGTGGCAATGGAACTAGCTAAAAAGATGATCCAAACGTTCTTGTTGAACCCAGATCAAGCTACATCACTGATTCGGATAGCTCAGATGATGACCTCATGTGAAAATCTCAAACCAGTGGAAGAACACCAGATCTTGCCTATCACAATTATACATG GTGTTTTTGGAGCTGGCAAGAGCTATCTGCTGTCTGTTGTGATTTTGTTCTTAGTACAGCTCTTTGAAAGTAGTGAAGCTACCAAGGGTCCAAGGCCAGCTCAGTGGAAACTTCTGATTGCTTCTTCCACTAATGTTGCCATAGACAGGATACTGCAGGG TCTACTTGATCTTGGATTTGAGGATTTTATCAGAGTGGGAAGTATTAGGAAAATCACCAAAGCAATTCTTCCCCATAG tTTACATGCTGGCTCAGGAAACGATAATGAGCAGTTAAAAGAGCTGCTTGCTCTCATGAAAGAAGATTTAACTCCAACTGAAAAAATGTATGTAAGGAAGAGTATCGAGCAACATAAACTGGGGACCAATAAAACTATACTGCAACAG GTAAAAGTGGTTGGAGTGACCTGTGCTGCCTGCCCGTTCCCTTGTCTGAATGCTCTTAAGTTTCCTGTAGTGATGCTGGATGAGTGCAGTCAGATAACCGAAcctgcttctctccttcctATTGCAAG GTTTCAGTGTGAAAAGCTAGTCCTTGTTGGAGACCCTAAGCAATTACCACCAACTATTCAAGGGTCTGAGAGTGTTCATGAAAAGGGATTGGAGCAGACTCTCTTTGACCGGCTTTGCTTAATG GGACATAAAACAATACTTCTTCGGACACAGTACCGATGTCACCCTGCTATTAGTGCCATAGCCAACGAGCTGTTCTACGAAGGAAATCTGATAGATGGTGTTTCCGAGAAAGATAGAAGTCCTTTATTGGATTGGCTTCCAACACTATGTTTTTATAATGTTAACGGGGTAGAGCAA ATTGAAAGAGACAACAGCTTTTATAACATGGCAGAAGTTCATTTTGCAGTCAAGCTCATCCAGGCTCTAGTTGCAAGTGGAATAAAAGGATCTGCAATTGGTCTGATTACTCTTTATAAATCACAGATGTGTAAG ACTCAGAATTTGGTTAGCGACATACACTCTGAGGCTTTTGAACTTAAAGCTGTCCAGGTGTCCACTGTAGATGCATTCCAAGGAGCTGAGAAGGAGATCATTGTTCTGTCGTGTGTAAGAACAAGACAAATTGGGTTCATCGACTCAGAAAAGAGGATGAACGTTGCACTGACGAGAGCAAAGAGGCACCTGTTGATTGTTGGAAATCTGGCCTGTTTAAGTAGGAACAGACTGTGGGGAAGAGTAATTCATCACTGCAAAG GATGGGAAAATGGATTGCAACATGCAAGCCAGTGTGAGCAGCAGCTAAACGAAATTCTTACATGTTACTTGGAGAAACGGgaggaagaagcacagaaaaattaa